In Syntrophotaleaceae bacterium, the DNA window ATGCCGTCGACCAGGGCCTCCAGCAGATTCTGCCAGCGAGACATTCGTTCACCCCTCGAAAGCCGGGCGGTAATCAGAGCCGCTCCGCCGGTGAGAAGCACCAGGTTCAGCCAGGTGACGAGAATGGTGGCGTTGAGCTTGAGCGCTCCATGCTGCCAGAAGATGATGAAGTCCGGACTGATTTCCATGTTGACCGAAGTTGAAGTTATGTCCTCTCCCTTGGGGGAGAGAGGGTTAGGGTGAGGGAGGGGAGGGGCTCCCCTTGACTGCAATCCATATCTGGCGGCCGGCCAAAAATCCGGCCATTGCGGCAGCCAGGACCGTCCAGCCCTGGTTCAGCAGGGCGTAGAAGGCCGCCAGTACCAGGGCGAGACGCAGGGCGAGACTGATCATCCAGACCTGCCAGGGCCGGCGCACCCGGCCGATCCGCACCACCGTCAGCCACAAGGCGCCGAAATACGCCAGACCCAGTCCGATGCCGGCTGCGAAGCCCGCGGTTACCATTAACGGATCAAGTTTCATCGTCCTTTTCCCCTTCGCCCGGCCTCATCCCTGCGTTCCGTCTTTCCCTTTCAATCTCCCGGCGTTCCCTGCTGACCCAGAACCAGGCGTTCAGACATCCCAGG includes these proteins:
- a CDS encoding ATP synthase subunit I, which produces MKLDPLMVTAGFAAGIGLGLAYFGALWLTVVRIGRVRRPWQVWMISLALRLALVLAAFYALLNQGWTVLAAAMAGFLAGRQIWIAVKGSPSPPSP